One genomic window of Hymenobacter sp. J193 includes the following:
- a CDS encoding lipocalin family protein: MPPIPQFAKHRQPVLLGAAAAAIATGVAVYAYARRKLHPPLPTVPHVDLPRYAGLWYEVARLPTRFEKGCQHVTAEYKLRPDGKVAVRNTCHKEGLEGPVETATAVARATDATNARLKVQFFWPFEGDYWILDLDLADYQYALVGEPGRKNLWLLSRAPHLERNRRDRLVARAKELGFPVENLIYTPQPEAVN; the protein is encoded by the coding sequence ATGCCTCCCATTCCACAATTCGCCAAACACCGCCAGCCGGTACTCCTGGGTGCAGCTGCGGCCGCTATAGCCACCGGCGTAGCGGTATATGCCTACGCCCGCCGCAAGCTGCACCCGCCGCTGCCCACCGTGCCCCACGTAGATCTGCCCCGCTACGCCGGCCTGTGGTACGAGGTAGCCCGGCTGCCTACCCGCTTCGAGAAAGGCTGCCAGCACGTGACGGCCGAGTACAAGCTGCGCCCCGATGGCAAAGTAGCCGTGCGCAATACCTGTCACAAGGAAGGGCTGGAAGGCCCGGTGGAAACAGCCACGGCCGTAGCCCGCGCTACGGATGCCACCAACGCCCGGCTGAAAGTGCAGTTCTTCTGGCCTTTCGAAGGCGACTACTGGATCCTGGACCTCGACCTGGCCGACTACCAATACGCCCTGGTAGGTGAGCCAGGCCGCAAGAACCTGTGGCTGCTGAGCCGGGCCCCACACTTGGAGCGCAACCGCCGCGACCGGCTGGTGGCCCGCGCCAAAGAACTTGGCTTTCCCGTCGAGAACCTCATCTACACGCCCCAGCCGGAGGCGGTGAACTAG
- a CDS encoding VWA domain-containing protein, producing MPHPVRVLFLLLSGWLWLAGPLRAQQAPPSEQPRTTRILFVLDASGSMQAPWEGQQRWDIAKNLLSKMVDSLNAYPNLELALRAYGHQHDNKENNCEDSRLEVPFARKNAAPIKQRLQQLKPQGNTPITYALQQSAGDFPADKSARNVLILITDGLESCKGDPCATSLALQRKRIFLKPFVIGIGAEREFGKQLECMGTYYNAADVKTFRTILNDVIAQTLARTTVAVNLTDDLGRGVESNVNLTFINNVTETPEYNYIHWRDEKGQPDVLDVDPLQSYDLVINTVPAVRHPNLAIRPGKANVLNFKVPQGTLVLQNPLSTLNAYGRVQAVVRQAGNPATLIARSFGTRQKLLAGNYEVELLTLPRQLRRVTITQGRETVVTYDAPGTLNIISDLKGYGSIYRLNPDDTQTWLYNLPEGGSSKINLPMQPGTYRLVFRTSTATGSKFTDTRSFTIKSGQTTSVSIFGK from the coding sequence ATGCCCCACCCCGTTCGCGTCCTGTTTCTGCTGCTTTCTGGCTGGCTGTGGCTGGCCGGGCCGCTGCGTGCCCAGCAGGCTCCTCCTTCCGAACAGCCGCGCACTACACGCATACTCTTCGTGCTGGATGCCTCGGGCTCGATGCAGGCGCCGTGGGAAGGGCAGCAGCGCTGGGACATTGCCAAAAACCTGCTGTCGAAGATGGTGGACTCGCTCAACGCCTATCCCAATCTGGAGCTGGCTTTGCGCGCCTACGGGCACCAGCACGACAACAAGGAAAACAACTGCGAGGACTCGCGCCTGGAAGTACCGTTTGCGCGCAAAAATGCGGCTCCTATCAAGCAGCGGCTCCAGCAGCTCAAGCCCCAGGGCAACACGCCCATCACCTACGCCCTGCAGCAGTCGGCCGGCGACTTTCCAGCGGATAAGTCGGCCCGCAACGTGCTCATTCTGATTACCGACGGGCTGGAGTCGTGCAAGGGTGACCCGTGCGCTACGTCCCTGGCCCTGCAGCGCAAGCGTATCTTCCTCAAGCCGTTCGTGATTGGCATTGGGGCCGAAAGGGAGTTTGGCAAGCAGCTGGAGTGCATGGGCACCTACTATAATGCCGCCGACGTGAAGACGTTCCGCACGATTCTCAACGACGTCATTGCCCAGACGCTGGCCCGCACCACCGTAGCCGTAAACCTGACCGACGACCTGGGCCGGGGCGTGGAGTCGAACGTAAACCTGACGTTCATCAACAACGTGACGGAGACGCCGGAGTACAACTACATCCACTGGCGCGACGAGAAAGGCCAGCCCGACGTGCTGGACGTGGACCCGCTGCAGAGCTACGACTTGGTGATTAATACGGTGCCGGCCGTGCGCCACCCGAACCTGGCCATCCGGCCGGGCAAGGCCAATGTGCTCAACTTCAAAGTGCCGCAGGGCACCCTGGTGCTGCAAAACCCGTTGTCCACGCTCAATGCCTATGGGCGGGTGCAGGCAGTGGTACGGCAGGCCGGCAACCCGGCCACGCTTATTGCGCGTTCCTTTGGCACCCGCCAGAAGCTGCTGGCCGGCAACTACGAGGTAGAGCTGCTTACCCTACCCCGCCAGCTGCGCCGCGTCACCATCACGCAGGGCCGCGAAACGGTGGTAACCTACGACGCCCCCGGCACGCTCAACATCATCAGCGACCTGAAGGGCTACGGCAGCATCTACCGTCTCAACCCCGACGATACCCAAACCTGGCTCTACAACCTGCCCGAGGGGGGCAGCAGCAAAATCAACCTGCCCATGCAGCCGGGAACCTACCGCCTGGTATTTCGCACCAGCACTGCCACCGGCAGCAAGTTCACCGACACGCGCTCCTTCACCATCAAATCCGGCCAGACCACGTCGGTTAGCATTTTCGGGAAATGA
- the bcp gene encoding thioredoxin-dependent thiol peroxidase codes for MAIPQVGEQAPAFDALDQHGTRHRLQDYAGRKVALYFYPKDDTSGCTAQACNLRDNYPALLAAGIQVLGVSIDSEKSHQKFASKYELPFPLLVDEDKQLVEAYGVWQEKSMYGRKYMGTMRYTFLLDEQGRIEKVITKVDTKNHAAQLL; via the coding sequence ATGGCAATTCCCCAAGTCGGCGAGCAGGCTCCGGCCTTCGACGCCCTAGATCAGCACGGCACCCGGCACCGCCTCCAGGACTACGCGGGCCGCAAAGTAGCCCTCTACTTCTACCCCAAGGACGACACCAGCGGCTGCACTGCCCAGGCCTGCAACCTGCGCGACAACTACCCGGCGCTGCTGGCGGCGGGCATTCAGGTGCTGGGCGTGAGCATCGATTCAGAGAAGTCGCACCAGAAGTTTGCCAGTAAGTATGAGCTGCCTTTCCCGCTCCTCGTCGACGAAGACAAGCAGTTGGTGGAAGCGTACGGTGTGTGGCAGGAAAAATCGATGTATGGCCGCAAGTACATGGGCACGATGCGCTACACGTTTCTGCTGGACGAGCAGGGCCGTATTGAGAAGGTCATTACCAAAGTCGACACGAAGAACCATGCCGCGCAACTCCTTTGA
- a CDS encoding alpha/beta fold hydrolase, with amino-acid sequence MKPPLLLLHGALASEKQLKPLARQLAAAFDVRTFSFSGHGGQPLDGPAFSIAGFAGEVLRFLDAQSWEAAHVFGYSMGGYAALLAATQAPTRFCSITTLGTTFGWSPVTAAQATAFLDAEKMREKVPQFAAHLEELHAPTPLPALLQATAALMRGLGDAPPLTQANLSTLEVPVQVLVGELDTTAGVDTSQQFANYLPRAAFEIIMNTPHPLEKVNPDLLASRVAQFTRQATAGPR; translated from the coding sequence ATGAAACCTCCTTTGCTCCTGCTGCACGGCGCGCTGGCTTCCGAGAAGCAGCTCAAGCCCCTGGCCCGCCAGCTCGCAGCGGCTTTCGATGTACGCACATTCAGCTTCAGCGGACACGGCGGCCAGCCTCTGGACGGGCCGGCTTTTTCTATAGCTGGCTTTGCCGGGGAAGTGCTCCGGTTCCTGGATGCGCAGAGCTGGGAAGCGGCCCACGTATTCGGCTACAGCATGGGCGGTTACGCAGCCCTGTTGGCTGCCACTCAGGCCCCAACCCGCTTTTGCAGTATCACCACGCTGGGCACCACCTTCGGCTGGTCGCCAGTAACGGCCGCGCAGGCTACTGCCTTTCTTGATGCGGAGAAGATGCGGGAGAAAGTACCTCAGTTTGCCGCTCACCTGGAAGAGCTGCACGCTCCTACTCCCCTGCCCGCACTGCTGCAGGCTACTGCTGCCCTAATGCGCGGCCTCGGCGACGCGCCTCCGCTCACCCAGGCCAACCTCAGCACGCTGGAAGTACCCGTGCAGGTATTGGTAGGCGAACTGGACACCACGGCCGGCGTGGATACTTCCCAGCAGTTTGCCAACTACCTGCCCCGCGCCGCGTTCGAAATCATCATGAATACCCCGCACCCACTGGAAAAAGTCAACCCCGATCTGCTGGCCTCCCGCGTAGCGCAGTTTACCAGGCAGGCAACGGCTGGCCCGCGCTAA
- a CDS encoding M23 family metallopeptidase: MPDFLNLRPRRLLGVAWPFLLLMGLRPSSCGGQEPDSTEKPHPVAPVTAKPNEVANGYFLLPIKPGQPNFLAASMGELRPNHFHGGLDIKTDGRVDLPVYAAADGYISRMKQSSFGYGNVLYITHPNGLTTVYGHLNHFRGPVAEEMRRQQYQKKTYELELFFQPTQFQVKRGELVALSGNTGGSAGPHLHWEVRDAQDNQLNPLQWGGFSEIQDHVAPTVLAAAVEPLSIDGRVQGRFEKRLFTPTRAAGTGYSVADTIPAFGTVGLLLQAFDRFDGAWNKNGLYRVSVRVNGQPFYTHTINGIGFPGETREVNQHIDYEYLMTSRRTFEKLWVDDGNRMRLYQTGPTKGKLLVEAGKIYDVEMRLEDAYGNATPLHLVLRGQEPEYWQTRSSATRKPALRYEVVRNILRVTADDTAREAPNLTLTRGNRQRQLRPSYTDQGRTVYLYDLRAGLPDSLRFPGLRRAQPFDRVAAIPAGQERLFATPFVNLAFAPRTTYDTLYLQTTYKDGLWKVQSAVTPIQEALRVTLKPETLVVDKQRTAACLIRGNARIWQSGQWEGEFFSFNTRLFGQFKLVTDVTPPSGRLVSKGAAGVVFKVGDDLSGLASYQLEVNGQFRLLRFEHKNSTLFSERDDKLGPPLRGPARLTLRDMAGNEKVISVTL; the protein is encoded by the coding sequence ATGCCTGATTTCCTGAACCTGCGGCCGCGCCGGCTGCTGGGAGTGGCCTGGCCCTTCCTGCTGCTGATGGGCCTGCGCCCCAGTTCCTGCGGCGGCCAGGAGCCCGACTCCACCGAGAAGCCCCATCCCGTAGCCCCGGTTACGGCCAAACCCAACGAAGTAGCCAACGGCTATTTCCTGCTGCCCATCAAGCCGGGCCAGCCCAACTTCCTGGCGGCCAGCATGGGCGAGCTGCGCCCCAACCACTTCCACGGCGGCCTCGACATCAAGACCGACGGGCGGGTGGATTTGCCCGTGTACGCCGCCGCCGACGGCTACATCTCCCGCATGAAGCAAAGCTCCTTCGGCTACGGCAACGTGCTTTATATCACCCATCCCAACGGCCTGACTACGGTATACGGCCACCTCAACCACTTCCGGGGGCCGGTGGCGGAGGAAATGCGCCGCCAGCAGTACCAGAAGAAAACCTACGAGCTGGAGCTGTTTTTTCAGCCCACGCAGTTTCAGGTAAAGCGCGGCGAACTGGTGGCCTTGTCAGGCAACACCGGGGGCTCAGCCGGACCGCACCTGCACTGGGAAGTGCGCGACGCCCAGGACAACCAGCTCAACCCACTGCAGTGGGGTGGCTTCTCCGAAATTCAGGACCACGTGGCACCTACTGTGCTGGCGGCCGCCGTAGAGCCGCTGAGCATTGATGGCCGCGTGCAGGGCCGCTTCGAGAAGCGCCTGTTCACGCCCACCCGCGCGGCCGGCACCGGCTACTCCGTGGCCGATACTATTCCGGCCTTTGGTACCGTGGGGCTGCTTTTGCAGGCCTTCGACCGGTTTGATGGTGCCTGGAACAAGAACGGGCTCTACCGCGTGTCGGTGCGCGTGAACGGGCAGCCGTTCTACACCCACACCATCAACGGCATTGGCTTTCCCGGCGAAACGCGCGAAGTAAACCAGCACATCGACTACGAGTACCTGATGACTTCGCGCCGCACCTTCGAAAAGCTGTGGGTGGACGACGGCAACCGCATGCGCCTCTACCAGACCGGCCCCACCAAAGGCAAGCTGTTGGTGGAGGCCGGTAAGATCTACGACGTGGAAATGCGCCTGGAAGACGCCTACGGCAACGCCACGCCCCTGCACTTAGTGCTGCGCGGGCAGGAGCCCGAGTACTGGCAAACCCGCAGCAGCGCCACCCGCAAACCCGCCCTGCGCTACGAAGTAGTGCGCAATATTCTGCGGGTAACGGCAGACGATACGGCCCGCGAGGCACCTAACCTCACCCTCACGCGCGGCAACCGCCAACGCCAGCTGCGCCCCAGCTACACCGACCAGGGCCGCACCGTGTACCTCTACGACCTGCGCGCCGGCCTTCCTGACTCCCTGCGCTTTCCCGGTTTGCGCCGCGCCCAGCCCTTTGATAGAGTGGCCGCCATTCCGGCCGGGCAGGAGCGCCTGTTTGCCACACCCTTCGTCAACCTGGCCTTTGCGCCCCGCACCACCTACGACACGCTCTACCTGCAAACCACCTACAAGGATGGCCTCTGGAAGGTACAAAGCGCCGTCACGCCTATTCAGGAAGCCCTGCGCGTGACGCTGAAGCCCGAAACGCTGGTAGTTGACAAGCAGCGCACGGCGGCCTGCCTGATTCGGGGCAATGCCCGCATCTGGCAAAGCGGCCAGTGGGAAGGCGAGTTTTTCAGCTTCAATACCCGCCTGTTCGGGCAGTTCAAGCTGGTGACGGACGTGACGCCGCCCTCGGGTCGCCTCGTCAGCAAAGGCGCGGCCGGCGTAGTCTTCAAGGTAGGCGACGACCTCTCGGGCCTGGCCAGCTACCAGCTGGAAGTAAACGGACAGTTCCGCCTGCTGCGCTTCGAGCACAAGAATTCTACTCTCTTCTCGGAGCGCGACGACAAGCTGGGCCCGCCCCTGCGCGGCCCCGCCCGCCTCACCCTCCGCGACATGGCCGGCAATGAAAAGGTGATAAGCGTAACGCTGTAG
- a CDS encoding Mur ligase family protein, which yields MAATPSSLQRLHLIATGGSIMHNLALALHQRGAHVTGSDDEIFEPAKSRLAKAGLLPAAEGWFPEKITADLDAVIVGMHARPDNPELLRAQELGLRVYSFPEFIYEASRDKQRIVIGGSHGKTSITSLILHVLRYHGRQFDYAVGAQLEGFELMVQLTEDAPIIIIEGDEYLSSPIDRRPKFHLYQHHIGVISGISWDHINVFPTEEVYREQFRIFAEMTPKAGVLIYDQHDEQVQLVTVPSSPDVKYIGYGPHEHVIRDGKTFLLNKKDEEVPVQVFGEHNLRNISAAKEVCKQLGIKGKEFYEALASFKGAARRLEKGARRRGLGGVQRLCPCAQQAESHGRRLQEAVPAAQVGGLPGAAHVQLAQPRLPAPVRPYLRRARRGRGILQPPRAGAQAPAGFAARSRAAGLPAPRPARVHR from the coding sequence ATGGCCGCTACTCCTTCCTCGCTCCAACGCTTGCACCTGATTGCGACCGGGGGCAGCATCATGCACAACCTGGCTCTGGCTCTGCACCAGCGCGGTGCCCACGTGACGGGCTCCGACGACGAAATCTTTGAGCCGGCCAAGAGCCGCCTGGCCAAAGCCGGGCTGCTGCCGGCCGCGGAAGGCTGGTTTCCTGAAAAAATCACGGCCGACCTCGACGCCGTGATTGTAGGTATGCACGCCCGCCCCGACAACCCTGAGCTGCTGCGCGCCCAGGAGTTGGGCCTGCGGGTGTACTCCTTCCCTGAGTTTATCTACGAAGCTTCCCGCGACAAGCAGCGCATTGTCATTGGCGGCTCGCACGGAAAAACCAGCATTACCTCCCTTATTCTGCACGTGCTGCGCTACCACGGCCGCCAGTTCGACTACGCTGTGGGCGCCCAGCTGGAAGGCTTTGAGCTGATGGTGCAGCTGACGGAGGACGCGCCCATCATCATCATCGAAGGGGACGAGTACCTGTCGTCGCCCATCGACCGGCGGCCTAAGTTCCACTTATACCAGCACCACATCGGCGTTATTTCGGGCATCAGCTGGGACCACATCAACGTGTTTCCGACCGAGGAAGTCTACCGCGAGCAGTTCCGCATCTTCGCGGAGATGACGCCCAAGGCCGGCGTGCTCATCTACGACCAGCACGACGAGCAGGTGCAGCTGGTAACGGTGCCCTCCAGCCCCGACGTGAAGTACATCGGCTACGGCCCCCACGAGCACGTGATTCGGGACGGCAAGACCTTCCTGCTCAACAAAAAGGATGAGGAAGTACCGGTACAGGTATTTGGGGAGCACAACCTGCGCAACATCTCGGCGGCCAAGGAAGTGTGCAAGCAGCTGGGCATTAAGGGCAAGGAGTTCTACGAGGCGCTGGCATCGTTTAAGGGCGCCGCCCGCCGCCTGGAAAAAGGTGCGCGAAGGCGCGGGCTCGGTGGTGTACAAAGACTTTGCCCATGCGCCCAGCAAGCTGAAAGCCACGGCCGCCGCCTTCAAGAAGCAGTACCCGCGGCGCAAGTTGGTGGCCTGCCTGGAGCTGCACACGTTCAGCTCGCTCAACCCCGCCTTCCTGCCCCAGTACGCCCATACCTTCGACGCGCCCGACGTGGCCGTGGTATACTTCAACCCCCACGTGCTGGAGCACAAGCGCCTGCCGGCTTTGCCGCCCGAAGCCGTGCAGCAGGCCTTCCAGCGCCCCGACCTGCGCGTGTTCACCGATAG
- a CDS encoding fumarylacetoacetate hydrolase family protein, protein MKILCIGRNYAEHIAELQNETPDAPVIFAKPDTALLQRNQPFFLPDFSQDIHHEIELVLRICKNGKNIEEKFAPSYFDAIGLGIDFTARDLQSKLKSKGLPWELAKGFDGSAPISQEFKPVADFPDLKTIDFRLEVNGEVRQRGNSGLMLHDFSKIISYISRFITLKMGDLIFTGTPSGVGPVQIGDQLTGFIGEEKMFDLAVK, encoded by the coding sequence ATGAAAATCCTTTGCATCGGCCGCAACTACGCGGAGCATATTGCCGAACTTCAGAACGAAACGCCCGACGCGCCCGTCATCTTTGCCAAACCCGATACGGCCCTGCTCCAGCGTAACCAGCCGTTTTTTCTGCCCGATTTCTCCCAGGATATCCACCACGAAATTGAGTTGGTGCTGCGCATCTGCAAAAACGGCAAGAACATCGAGGAGAAATTTGCCCCCTCGTATTTCGACGCCATCGGCCTGGGCATCGACTTCACGGCCCGCGACCTGCAAAGCAAGCTCAAGAGCAAAGGACTGCCCTGGGAGCTGGCCAAAGGCTTCGATGGCTCGGCGCCCATTTCCCAGGAGTTCAAGCCCGTGGCCGACTTCCCCGATCTGAAAACCATTGACTTCCGGCTGGAAGTGAACGGCGAGGTGCGCCAGCGCGGCAACTCCGGCCTCATGCTGCACGACTTCTCCAAAATCATCAGCTACATCTCCCGCTTCATCACCCTCAAAATGGGCGACCTGATTTTCACGGGTACGCCCAGCGGCGTGGGTCCGGTGCAGATTGGCGACCAGCTGACGGGCTTTATCGGCGAGGAAAAGATGTTCGACCTGGCCGTGAAGTAG
- the dnaB gene encoding replicative DNA helicase, giving the protein MMNDRMDDRLKQAGSRAKAAWNNRPPVIPASGPAGKLPPQALELEAAVLGALMLEKDALTTVIDLLKPQSFYKDGHQRIFKAILNLFDKSEPIDILTVTHELREMGELEVAGGAHYVASLTFKVNSAANIEYHARIITENAIKRELIRIASDIQRDAFEDTTDVFNLLDSTEQSLFEVSESNIRKNFDDMRSLMGKAIKELEEKKDQKDGLTGVPSGFSALDRVTSGWQPSDLVIIAARPGMGKTAFVVSAMRNAAVEFKKPVAIFSLEMSSLQLVNRLISAEAELDSEKIKKGNLADYEWAQLNHKISGLSSAPIYIDDTPGLSIRELRTKCRRLKAHHDISMIIIDYLQLMTGNTDGKGGGNREQEIASISRALKGIAKELNVPVLALSQLSRSVETRGGDKKPQLSDLRESGSIEQDADMVIFLYRPEYYKITEDEMGNPTQGTGEVIIAKHRNGSLETVQLKFIGKFTKFADLDGGGGFGDAGFNPGAFPPSSFDEQTGFTPNTIRLGSRLNNEGPPPAQPFPRSNFDDGPPPF; this is encoded by the coding sequence GTGATGAACGACCGGATGGATGACCGCCTGAAACAAGCTGGCTCACGAGCGAAAGCCGCCTGGAATAACCGCCCGCCGGTAATTCCGGCCAGTGGTCCGGCTGGCAAGCTGCCACCCCAGGCCCTGGAGCTGGAAGCGGCCGTGCTAGGGGCACTGATGCTGGAAAAGGATGCCCTCACCACGGTTATCGACCTGCTCAAGCCCCAGAGCTTCTACAAGGACGGCCACCAGCGCATCTTCAAGGCCATCCTGAACCTGTTTGATAAGTCAGAGCCGATTGATATTCTAACGGTTACGCACGAGCTGCGCGAGATGGGCGAGCTGGAAGTAGCCGGCGGGGCGCACTACGTAGCCAGCCTCACCTTCAAGGTGAACTCGGCGGCCAACATCGAGTACCACGCCCGTATCATCACCGAAAACGCCATCAAGCGGGAGCTGATCCGCATTGCTTCGGACATTCAGCGCGATGCCTTCGAGGATACCACCGACGTGTTCAACCTGCTGGATTCCACCGAGCAGTCGTTGTTCGAGGTGTCGGAATCCAACATCCGCAAGAACTTCGACGACATGCGCAGCCTGATGGGCAAGGCCATCAAGGAGCTGGAGGAAAAGAAAGACCAGAAGGACGGCCTCACCGGTGTGCCCTCCGGCTTCTCCGCCCTGGACCGCGTAACCTCGGGCTGGCAACCATCTGATTTAGTGATTATTGCGGCTAGGCCCGGGATGGGAAAAACAGCTTTCGTGGTTTCGGCTATGCGCAACGCGGCGGTGGAGTTCAAGAAGCCGGTGGCCATTTTCTCCCTGGAAATGTCCTCGCTCCAGCTCGTGAATCGTCTGATTTCGGCGGAGGCGGAGCTGGACTCCGAGAAAATCAAGAAGGGCAACCTGGCCGATTACGAGTGGGCCCAGCTTAACCACAAGATTTCCGGCCTGTCGTCGGCGCCCATTTACATCGATGATACGCCGGGCCTGAGCATCCGGGAGCTGCGCACCAAGTGCCGCCGCCTCAAGGCCCACCACGATATTTCGATGATCATCATCGACTATCTGCAGCTGATGACCGGCAACACCGATGGCAAGGGTGGGGGCAACCGCGAACAGGAAATTGCCTCGATTTCGCGGGCCCTTAAGGGCATAGCCAAGGAGCTGAACGTGCCCGTGCTGGCCCTGTCGCAGCTTTCCCGCTCCGTGGAAACCCGCGGCGGCGACAAGAAGCCTCAGCTAAGTGACCTTCGTGAATCGGGCTCTATCGAGCAGGACGCTGACATGGTAATCTTCCTGTACCGCCCCGAGTATTACAAAATTACGGAGGACGAAATGGGCAACCCCACCCAGGGCACCGGCGAGGTTATCATTGCCAAGCACCGGAACGGCTCCCTCGAAACCGTGCAGCTCAAGTTCATCGGCAAGTTCACCAAGTTTGCCGACCTCGACGGGGGCGGAGGCTTCGGCGACGCTGGCTTCAACCCTGGGGCCTTCCCGCCTAGTAGCTTCGATGAGCAGACCGGTTTCACGCCCAACACTATTCGCCTGGGCTCCCGCCTCAACAACGAAGGCCCGCCGCCCGCTCAGCCCTTCCCGCGCAGCAACTTCGACGACGGTCCGCCGCCGTTTTAG
- a CDS encoding transketolase produces the protein MSQDTSFAASSATSAATSVAELNQIAAQVRRDIVRMVHAVNSGHPGGSLGCTDLLVSLFFRVMQHTPQPFDMDGRNQDLFFLSNGHISPVFYSVLARSGYFPVSELATFRKLNSRLQGHPATHEHLPGIRIASGSLGQGLSVATGAAQAKKLNNDPRTVFVLMGDGELEEGQVWEAAMYAPHHKVDNLIAFVDRNGQQIDGPTDKVMHLGDLRAKFESFGWRVLETDGNNFEKLLPTIEEAQGLLGQGQPVMVLMDTQMGFGVDFMMGSHKWHGVAPNNEQLEIALQQLAVEQASDY, from the coding sequence ATGTCGCAGGACACGTCTTTCGCCGCTTCTTCCGCCACTTCCGCCGCCACCTCCGTGGCCGAGCTCAACCAGATTGCCGCGCAGGTGCGGCGCGACATCGTGCGCATGGTGCACGCCGTAAACTCGGGCCACCCCGGCGGCTCTCTGGGCTGCACCGATCTGCTGGTATCGCTCTTCTTCCGGGTGATGCAGCACACGCCCCAGCCGTTTGACATGGACGGCCGCAACCAGGACTTGTTTTTCCTGTCGAATGGGCACATTTCGCCGGTATTCTACTCGGTGCTGGCCCGCTCGGGCTACTTTCCAGTAAGTGAGCTGGCTACGTTCCGCAAGCTCAACTCCCGCCTCCAGGGCCACCCCGCCACCCACGAGCATTTGCCCGGTATCCGCATTGCGTCTGGTTCCCTGGGCCAGGGGCTGAGTGTAGCCACCGGCGCCGCCCAGGCTAAAAAGCTCAACAACGACCCGCGCACCGTATTCGTGCTGATGGGCGACGGGGAGCTGGAAGAAGGCCAGGTGTGGGAAGCAGCTATGTACGCGCCCCACCACAAAGTCGACAACCTGATTGCCTTCGTGGACCGCAACGGCCAGCAGATTGACGGCCCCACCGACAAGGTGATGCACCTGGGCGACCTGCGGGCCAAGTTCGAGAGCTTCGGCTGGCGCGTGCTCGAAACCGACGGCAACAACTTCGAGAAGCTGCTCCCCACGATTGAGGAAGCGCAGGGCTTGCTCGGCCAGGGTCAGCCCGTGATGGTGCTGATGGACACGCAGATGGGCTTCGGCGTTGACTTTATGATGGGCTCCCACAAGTGGCACGGCGTGGCGCCCAACAACGAGCAGCTGGAAATTGCCCTGCAGCAGCTGGCCGTAGAGCAGGCTTCCGACTACTAA
- a CDS encoding M48 family metallopeptidase: protein MLKKIALASSLLIAAACSTVPITGRRQLSLVSEAEMNTMAAQEYQKVLASSRVTTSGAQAALVKRVGGRIQQAVEQYFRQQGQQAQLEGYAWEFNLIEDKQENAWCMPGGKVAVYSGILPITQDENGLAVVMGHEIAHAVARHSSERMSQQMAAQGLGTAVSTAVGQNPSATQNVFLQAVGIGGQVGLLKFGRNQESEADHLGLIFMAIAGYNPDGAVQFWQRMDARENSASPPEFLSTHPSNGTRIADIQKELPEARKYYTAR from the coding sequence ATGCTCAAGAAAATTGCTTTAGCCAGCTCCCTGTTGATAGCAGCCGCTTGCTCTACCGTTCCCATTACCGGCCGCCGGCAGCTCAGTTTGGTTTCCGAAGCGGAAATGAACACCATGGCCGCTCAGGAATACCAAAAGGTGTTGGCCTCGAGCCGGGTAACCACCAGTGGTGCCCAGGCCGCACTGGTTAAGCGCGTAGGGGGCCGCATTCAGCAGGCGGTAGAGCAATACTTCCGCCAACAGGGTCAGCAAGCTCAGCTGGAAGGCTACGCCTGGGAGTTCAACCTTATCGAAGACAAGCAGGAAAACGCCTGGTGTATGCCCGGCGGTAAAGTGGCCGTGTACTCTGGTATTCTTCCCATCACCCAGGATGAAAACGGCCTGGCCGTGGTCATGGGCCACGAAATTGCTCATGCCGTGGCCCGCCACAGCTCCGAGCGGATGAGCCAGCAGATGGCAGCCCAGGGCCTGGGCACCGCGGTTTCCACGGCCGTAGGCCAGAATCCTTCGGCCACGCAGAATGTGTTTCTGCAAGCCGTAGGTATCGGCGGACAGGTGGGCCTGCTGAAGTTTGGCCGCAACCAGGAATCGGAAGCCGACCACCTGGGGCTGATTTTCATGGCCATTGCCGGCTACAACCCCGATGGAGCCGTGCAGTTCTGGCAGCGCATGGATGCCCGCGAAAACTCGGCTTCCCCACCCGAGTTCCTCTCCACGCACCCTTCCAACGGCACCCGCATTGCCGACATCCAGAAGGAACTGCCCGAAGCCCGCAAGTACTACACCGCCCGCTAA